The nucleotide window GACGTTCGGGTGGGAATTTGGCTCGCGGACCACGTTTCGATTCGAAGGCGAATATCTGTACGACAAGTCACCGATCGATCGTGGGCTCGTGGCGGTAGGCGACGGGCCGGCCAACATTCCCATTAGCCGGTTCCTCGGCGACCCCACCAAACAAGGGTACATCAACCAGGGAAAAGCAACGATTATCATGTTCCATCAACTCAGCGACCAGTGGAAGGTTCGGAGCGCATTTCGTGCCGCTGTGTCGTCTGAGAAATACAACAGCCTCGAGTCATGGTTTATGGACGATGCGAGTGGAATCTTACAGCTGGCTCAGTTTCAGATACCCACACTTGTTCAGAGCTACTATTGGCAGAACGAGTTGCACGGGAACGTTATGACCGGACCAGTGAAGCACAAGCTCATGATGGGCGTGGAGTTGGGAAGGGAAAACGCCAGCCAGCAGCAGTATTCCGATACTGCCGGTGCCGCACCGTTGAACACCATCAACATCTATGATCCGGTCTACTCCTTCGTGTCGAATCCGTTGGACCTGCAGTCCGATACCTCGACGACGAACAACATCATGGGTATCTACGCCGGTGATCAAATCGACCTGCTCGACAACCTACACCTCCATGCGGGCGGTCGATTCGATATTTTTGAACAGAAGCAAATCAATCGGCCAAGCGTGTTCAGCCCGGACGGAGGGTCGGACACGCAGTCCGACAACGCGTTTAGTCCGTCGATCGGCTTGACGTACCAGCCCACCAAAGCCATCGCGCTGTTTGCCGATTACACTCGCTCATTTCTCCCCCAATCCTCCATCGCGCGAGGCGTCGACGGACAGTTGTTCAAACCGGAGCGAGGAACACAATACGAAGCAGGCGTCAAGTTCCAAGCGTTCGAGGGGAGATTACGGTCAACAGTCGCCGTGTTCGATATTACGAAAACCAATGTGCTCACGCCGGACGTCAGTCAGGGGCCCAGCTCCGGATTTTCGATCGCCACAGGGGAGCAACGGAGCAAGGGCGTCGAGTTCGATATCGCCGGTCGAATCATGCCCGGCTGGGACATCATTGCAAACTACGCCTATATCGACGCACGAGTCACTCAGGACAATTTTTTTCAAACTGGCAGCCGACTGCCGAACGTCCCGCTGAGTCAGGGCAGCCTATGGACCACCTATTTCTTCCAAGAGGGGTTGATTAAAGGATTTGGAGCAGGCATTGGCATGTATGCACAAGGTCAACGAAATGGGCTTCTCCAATGTCAGAACCCAGCAGACTGTCAGCAACAGTTCCAGTTGCCTGGCTTCGTGCGCATGGATGGGGCTCTCTACTATCGCAAGCCCGAAGTATTCACGAGGACCAATTTGCTGGCGGCGATCAACTTCACGAACCTCCTGGACCAACGGTATTTCGTAGGGGCTCAGAACTTCCGGGAGATCATCTATACCGGGGCTCCGCTCACCGTGCTGGGGTCGATCAAGCTGGAGTTCAACTGATCCACGCGTAGACCCCAGGCCTCTTCGCGACCCCTGGGAGCCACTCGATATGCAGCTTCTCGCAGCTTGAAAGTGCGCGCGATACCATGGGTTGTCGATGGCGGGAGGAAAAGATTCGACCGGTATGGCTGCGACGTGTCGGACGACTGGTTCAGTTGTCTGAGGGCCGGCAGAGAGCACAACTTGCGTACAACTCCGGTTTTTCAGCCGACAGGCTGAAGCCGTTCGTTGCTGCAATCTCCTGCCGTAATCGTTCGATCTCCTGATTTTCAAACTCTGCAACGCTTCCAGATGTCGTTCAGCCAAGGTGGTCAAGACGGCCTCTCGCGGCGGTATGACTCTAATGTGTCTACGCTTCGGCACTATCTTTCGGCCCAGATTGTTCGCCCTCTGTGTGGATCCATTTGGAGAAACCCT belongs to Nitrospira sp. and includes:
- a CDS encoding TonB-dependent receptor — encoded protein: MTNPAGNVARKGCRHPRVARSCLILILALGTWPQFAQAVSSGSAQAVPMSFNIPPQPLSSALNSFAETSGVQVSYPSQLAAEATTAGVSGTYTPDAALRTLLVGTGVTYQYTNAATITLVQASPEAVPLEGQDQPVQPEPQPEAFDLAESKPVKVPEVIVKEAKERSDSYTTDEVTTATRLPVPVQDLPRSVETVTRQVLDDQKLIRMNDALRNVSGTSMPSTQGGRAGDFMIRGFQSDTNVFKNGFREDSTFAARAARDVANIESIEVVKGPPSYLFGRADPGGIINQTTKNPLRHNYYSGEMIIGSYNLYRPNIDIGGPINENKTLTYRFNGVYENAESYRQGVKTERLFLTPTFGWEFGSRTTFRFEGEYLYDKSPIDRGLVAVGDGPANIPISRFLGDPTKQGYINQGKATIIMFHQLSDQWKVRSAFRAAVSSEKYNSLESWFMDDASGILQLAQFQIPTLVQSYYWQNELHGNVMTGPVKHKLMMGVELGRENASQQQYSDTAGAAPLNTINIYDPVYSFVSNPLDLQSDTSTTNNIMGIYAGDQIDLLDNLHLHAGGRFDIFEQKQINRPSVFSPDGGSDTQSDNAFSPSIGLTYQPTKAIALFADYTRSFLPQSSIARGVDGQLFKPERGTQYEAGVKFQAFEGRLRSTVAVFDITKTNVLTPDVSQGPSSGFSIATGEQRSKGVEFDIAGRIMPGWDIIANYAYIDARVTQDNFFQTGSRLPNVPLSQGSLWTTYFFQEGLIKGFGAGIGMYAQGQRNGLLQCQNPADCQQQFQLPGFVRMDGALYYRKPEVFTRTNLLAAINFTNLLDQRYFVGAQNFREIIYTGAPLTVLGSIKLEFN